A genome region from bacterium includes the following:
- a CDS encoding MBL fold metallo-hydrolase — protein MIIDRVMHAGWFTNGWLVAGRQEGPGLLFDSGAEPQKLLALVRKRAVKVTAIFCSHRHHDHVTGLDFLARNLGAPVYVHALEKPFVVAATDTVADGQVFEFDGFSAQVMHLPGHTPGQIALHVPGAGVFTADTLFKNSVANTVNAGQGDYDKMRASVERLFTLPPETVVYPGHGDTTTIGTEWEKNPFLRLWRGLEAPGAKPGRFEGKRVTIEVFARDFDGNGKAQVRLLDGRLAIVPGSKLQKVTL, from the coding sequence GTGATCATCGATCGCGTCATGCACGCGGGCTGGTTCACCAACGGCTGGCTGGTCGCCGGCCGCCAGGAAGGGCCCGGACTGCTCTTCGACTCGGGCGCCGAGCCGCAGAAGCTGCTCGCGCTGGTCCGCAAGCGCGCGGTCAAAGTGACGGCGATCTTCTGCAGTCATCGACACCACGACCACGTCACGGGGCTCGACTTCCTCGCGCGCAACCTCGGCGCGCCGGTCTACGTGCACGCGCTGGAGAAGCCGTTCGTCGTCGCCGCGACCGACACGGTCGCCGACGGGCAGGTCTTCGAGTTCGACGGCTTCTCGGCGCAGGTGATGCACCTGCCGGGGCACACGCCGGGACAGATCGCGCTGCACGTGCCGGGGGCGGGCGTCTTCACCGCCGACACGCTGTTCAAGAACTCGGTCGCCAACACCGTCAACGCCGGCCAGGGGGACTACGACAAGATGCGCGCCAGCGTCGAGCGGCTCTTCACCCTGCCGCCCGAGACGGTCGTCTACCCGGGGCACGGCGACACGACGACGATCGGCACGGAGTGGGAGAAGAACCCGTTCCTGCGTCTCTGGCGGGGGCTCGAGGCGCCGGGCGCCAAGCCGGGGCGGTTCGAGGGGAAGCGCGTGACGATCGAGGTCTTCGCGCGCGACTTCGACGGCAACGGCAAGGCGCAGGTGCGCCTCCTCGACGGCCGGCTGGCGATCGTTCCCGGCAGCAAGCTGCAGAAGGTCACGCTCTGA
- a CDS encoding NUDIX hydrolase yields the protein MIDDSQVLRGERVFEGKLVKVDREVVRLPGGREATLETIRHPGAAAILPFNADGTVTLIRQFRHAVGGFIYEVPAGKLDKGEAPESCARREIEEEVGVRAGRLVELGAVVTTPGFTDEVIWLYEAHDLVAGEQALEPDEILEVLEVPFAEAVRMTLDGRIRDAKSVCAILLAHARRAVAAEAAPKP from the coding sequence ATGATCGACGACTCGCAGGTGCTGCGCGGCGAACGGGTGTTCGAGGGGAAGCTGGTCAAGGTGGACCGCGAGGTCGTGCGGCTTCCCGGCGGCCGCGAGGCGACGCTGGAGACGATCCGCCATCCGGGCGCCGCGGCGATCCTCCCGTTCAACGCCGACGGCACGGTCACGTTGATCCGGCAGTTCCGGCACGCGGTCGGCGGCTTCATCTACGAAGTCCCCGCGGGGAAGCTCGACAAGGGCGAGGCGCCGGAGTCGTGCGCCCGGCGCGAAATCGAGGAAGAGGTCGGGGTGCGCGCGGGGCGTCTCGTCGAACTCGGCGCGGTGGTCACGACGCCGGGGTTCACGGACGAGGTGATCTGGCTCTACGAGGCGCACGACCTCGTCGCCGGCGAGCAGGCGCTCGAGCCGGACGAGATCCTCGAGGTGCTCGAGGTCCCGTTCGCCGAGGCGGTGCGGATGACGCTCGACGGGCGGATCCGCGACGCCAAGTCGGTCTGCGCGATCCTGCTGGCCCACGCCCGCCGCGCGGTCGCCGCGGAAGCCGCGCCGAAGCCCTGA